One genomic region from Argentina anserina chromosome 2, drPotAnse1.1, whole genome shotgun sequence encodes:
- the LOC126783491 gene encoding uncharacterized protein LOC126783491, with protein MVMAGSLWKSSCSCSYSCSFVRALGFSRTSSGAAAVILDSSTRFSPFTTLNIRRKSSLTWWRWSQQQPQLPEDRKSNAIFFIRSSKYGSNSITTDGGKGYLESTDQELLSQCEMGTFKTSGPGGQHRNKRESAVRLKHLPTGIVAQASEDRSQHMNRASALARLRTLIALKVRNPVDLEGYSPPRELLQILPKSSSIRTSDVGNQIGPNNAKFVFGMQALLDLLYAVDGSVSEAAKYLGLSTGALSRLILSDDSLRLVVNELRASKDMKPLR; from the coding sequence ATGGTAATGGCAGGATCATTGTGGAAATCGTCGTGTTCATGCTCATATTCGTGTTCATTTGTTAGAGCATTAGGGTTTTCCAGAACAAGTAGTGGTGCAGCAGCTGTAATTCTTGATTCATCAACTCGATTTTCTCCATTCACCACCTTAAACATACGGAGAAAAAGTAGCTTAACCTGGTGGAGGTGGTCTCAACAGCAACCACAATTGCCAGAAGACAGGAAGAGCAATGCCATCTTTTTCATACGAAGCTCTAAATACGGAAGCAATAGTATTACCACTGATGGTGGAAAAGGATATCTGGAATCTACGGACCAAGAGTTGTTGAGCCAGTGTGAAATGGGCACTTTCAAGACGTCAGGGCCAGGAGGTCAGCACCGCAACAAGCGAGAGTCTGCAGTACGCCTCAAGCACCTCCCTACTGGTATTGTTGCACAGGCTTCTGAGGACCGATCACAGCACATGAATCGTGCCTCAGCATTGGCTCGCCTACGTACTCTTATAGCTCTCAAAGTCAGGAACCCTGTGGATCTCGAAGGTTATTCCCCTCCTCGTGAGCTTCTTCAAATTCTTCCCAAATCATCTTCCATTAGAACGTCAGATGTTGGTAATCAAATTGGACCCAACAATGCCAAGTTTGTTTTCGGAATGCAAGCTCTGTTGGACCTCCTTTATGCAGTTGATGGTTCTGTCTCAGAGGCAGCAAAGTATCTGGGGTTAAGCACAGGTGCTCTGTCTCGGTTAATACTCTCTGATGATTCTCTCCGACTGGTAGTCAATGAGCTTAGGGCTTCTAAGGACATGAAGCCTCTGAGGTAG